The Nocardioides marmorisolisilvae genomic interval TGCTGCTCGGCGCTGGCGTCGGCGATCGTGTAGACCCGCCGGGCGATCGTCCTGATCGCGCCGCCGAGGGTCTGACGGACCACCCCCGACCGGGCATCGGTGTCGGCGGCGAGCGCTTCCAGCCACTCCTGGATCCGCTCCACTGACGCGATGGGCAGCAGCCCGCTCTCGTCCAACTCGGTCTCGGGCACTTGGAACAGCGGCGAGTCACGCAGCCCGCGGGCGCTCAGCATCCGGCTCAGATGGCTGGCCACCTCGGGCACGGCGGCCGGAGCGGTCCGGTCGAGCACGATCGCTACCGCGGCCGACCGTTCGGCTGCCTTGTGCAGGAACTCCCACGGGACCTGGTCGGCGTAGCGCGCAGCGGAGGTGACGAACAGCCACATGTCGGCAGCGGCGAGCAACTGGGCGGCAAGCTCGCGGTTCTGCTGCTCCACGGAGTCGATGTCTGGTGCGTCCAGGATCGCGAGGCCCTCCGGCACCCGGTCGGAGGCGACGAGCTGGAGTGCGCCGGGGTCGGCGGATGCCCGGCTGGTCCGCTGGAAGTCCGGGAGGATGCGGGACTGGTCGAACCAGTCCGCGTCGGTCGGGTGGTGCACCAGCACCGGCGAACGGGTGGTCGGGCGGAGCACGCCGGCCTCGGTGACGACCTCGCCGACGATGGAGTTCACCAGCGTGGACTTCCCGGCTCCGGTCGATCCCCCGACGACCGTGAGCAGCGGCGCGTCTATCTGGACGAGCCGGGGCAGGACGTAGTCCTCGAGCTGGGACACGATCTCGCTGCGCAGGGTGCGGACCTGCTCGACCTCGGGGAGCTCGAGGGGCAGCCGGGTGCCTTGGAGCGCCTCGTGCAGCCTGACCAGGGTGGTCAGCATCTGCGTCGCCGGATCAGACCCGCTCACCGTGCTTCTCCGCTCCTGTGCGAGGGAACCGGGCGGGCTCCGCTGACGCCGTTCGCAACCGGCCACAGCAGTCTGGGCCGCAGTGCTCGCAGGGCCTCGACGTGCTGCTGGCCGAGCGCCTCGAAGCCGGCAGGCGCGGTCCCGCGCAGGTACCTGTGGTGCAGGTAGGCCAGCTCGATCGCCTCACGCTGATACGCCGCCATCGTCCGTCGGGCCGGCGTACCGCCCGCGCGCTGGGCATACCGGCGGCAGGCACGCCTCGCGGGCAGCCGGACGAGCCACGGGATCTCGGACGGATCGAGGAAGCCCCGCTTGGCGCAGTCGGCCAGCGCGGAGGTCAGCATCCGGCCCTCCCGCGCGCGGGCCCAGACTGCGAAACCGGCGAACAGCAGGAAGGCGGGCACCATCAAGAAGAGGTAGGCGGAGACCGCGCCGCGGCCGTGGTCGACCATCAGCGCCCCGTTCCACAGACCGTGCGCACAGACCGCCAGCAGGTAGCCCACGACCGGGGCGCCGAAGCGCACCATGCGTCGACGTGACGAGACGGCGATCCCGACACCGACCCCGGTGAAGGCGGTGAACAGCGGGTGCGCGAACGGCGAGAAGAGACACCGGATCACAAACAGTCCGACGGCGCCCTCCAACCCACCGGTCGCTCCGTTGTCGCCCATGTACGCCGACGTCAGGTAGAGGATGTTCTCGACGAACGCGAAGCCGATGCCCACCATTCCGGCGTACACGATGCCGTCGAGGATGCCGTCGAGCTCCTGGCGTCGGTAGAAGAGCAGCAGCACGATGAAGAGACCCTTGGCGGCCTCCTCGGTGAGTGGTGCGACCACGACGGCCGTGATGGCCTGGCCGTCGCCGAACGCGAAGGTGTCGACCGCCTGCAGGACCAGCGCGATCGTGGTCGCCACGAACGCGCCCCATCCCAGCCCGAGCACCAGCAGCGAGCGCGGCTCGGGCTCGTAGCGGTCCAGCCACAGGTAGCAGGCGATCAACGGGGCGACGGGCACCGCGGCCAGCACGGTGCCGGTCACCAGCGCCAGTGGAGCGCCCGAGAGCAGCAGCACCACGCCGATCGCCAACGCACCGACGAGCATCACCGTGCTGACGAGCACGGTGAAGACGGTGGTGTTGTGGCGGGCCGGCATGGCCGTAGCGTATCGACAGCGGCGGGTGCCGGCCGACGTAGAGTTGCAGCGTGAGTGAGGACACCCAGCAGCACACCGACGAGCACACCGAGAGCCACGACCCCGCCGTACCCGAGGCCTACGCGGCTTTCATGCGCGAGGGGTGGGGCGAGCGCGAGCTCGACCTGCAGCGACACCCGGTCGCCGACTTCGCCGATCTGCGACGCAAGCGGCTGTCCGAGGCGTTCCCCGGCGAGCGCCTGGTCGTTCCCGCAGGGACGTTCAAGGTGCGCGCCAACGACACCGACTACCGCTTCCGGGCCGACACCGCGCACACCTGGCTGAGCGGCAACCAGACCAGCGACGCCGTGGTCGTGATCGACGACGGCCAGGCCGTGCTCTACGCGCGTCCGCGCAGCTCGCGTGAGACCGACGAGTTCTTCCGCGACCGGCAGTACGGCGAGCTCTGGGCCGGCCGTCGGCCGTCGCTGCGCGAGATCTCCGACTCGCTCGGCATCGAGACCCGGCACATCGCCGACCTGCCCGACGTACTTCGCAGCGGGCACCGCACCCGCGTGCACCGCGGGGTGGACCCCTCGGTCGATCGTCTTGTCCTCGCCGACGACGACCGTGACGCTGAGCTGACCCGGGTGCTCGCCGAGCTGCGCCTGGTCAAGGACGAGTGGGAGCTGGGCGAGCTCCAGCACGCCTGCGACATCACCACGCTGGGCTTCGAGGACAGCGTCCGCGACTGGGACAACGCGATCCGTTACGGCGAACGCTGGATCGAGGGCACGTTCTTCCGTCGAGCGCGGGCCATGGGCAACGACATCGGCTACGACTCGATCGTCGGCGGCGGCCGGCACGCGACGACACTGCACTGGATCGACAACACCGGACCGATCACGCCGGGTGACCTGGTGCTGCTCGACATGGGCGCCGAGGCGCCCTCGCTGTACACCGCGGACGTCACCCGCACCCTCCCCGTGTCCGGCACGTTCACGCCGCTGCAGCGGGATCTCTACGCGCTCGTGCTCACCGCCCAGCAGCGCGGGATGGACGCGATCCAGCCCGGCGAGACCTTCCGGGTGGCGCACCACGCCGCGATGGACGTGCTGGCCCATGGGCTGGCCGACCTGGGACTGCTGCCCTGCTCCGCGGAGGAGGCGCTCGACCCGCAGAGCCGAGTCCACGCCCGCTGGACGCTGCATGGGGTCAGCCACATGCTCGGGATGGACGTGCACGACTGTGCCCAGGCGGCCGCGGAGACCTATCCCGAGGGTGACCTCGCCGAGGGGATGGTGCTCACCGTCGAGCCGGGGCTCTACTTCCAGGAGGACGACCTGCTGGTACCCGAGGAGCTCCGAGGCATCGGCATCCGGATCGAGGACGACGTCGTCGTGACCGCCGAGGGCTGCCGCAACCTCTCCGCGGCGCTCCCCCGCGACCCCGGGGCCGTCGAGGAGTGGATGGGCTCCCTGCGCGGCTGAGGTGGACTGCACCCACTACGACGCCGGCCGGTGTCGCTCATGCTCTTTGCTCGAGGTGCCCCGCGCCGAGCAGCTCACCCGCAAGGAACTGGCCTGCCGCACCCTGGTGCCGGCGCAACGCTGGTTGCCGACGGCGGCCGGCCCCGACGCGGCGTTCCGCAACAAGGCGAAGATGGTGGTGGCCGGGACCGTCGACCAACCGACCCTGGGGATCCTCGGCCCGAACGGGTCGGGGGTCGACCTGCGCGACTGCGGCCTGCACGCACCGGGCCTGCAGTCGGCCCTCCCCTCGCTGGCACGGTTCGTGACCAGGGCCGGCCTGACGCCGTACGACGTGCCTGCGCGCCGCGGCGAGCTCAAGCTGCTCATCGCCACGGAGTCCCCCGACGGAGAGCTGATGGTGCGCTTCGTCCTGCGGTCGCAGGAGCCGGTGGCTCGGATCCGCAAGCACCTGCCGCAGCTGCTGGGCGAGCTGCCCGGGCTGCGGGTCGTGACGGTGAACCTGCAGCCCGAGCACAAGGCCGTGCTGGAGGGAGAGCGCGAGATCGTGCTCACCGAGGCGGCCACCCTGCCGATGCGCGTCAACGACGTCACGCTGCAGCTCCACCCGCAGGGCTTCTTCCAGACCAACACGCTGCTCGCCGCAGCGCTCTACCAGCAGGCACGCGACTGGGCGAACGAGGTCGGCCCACGCACGGTCTGGGACCTCTACTGCGGGGTGGGGGGCTTCGCCGCGCACCTCGTGGCCTCGGACCGTTCGATGCTCGGTGTCGAGGTCAGCGTCGGCGCCGTCGAGGGGGCGCGGGCAGCCTCGGGTCCATCGTCGGGCCCCGCTGCCGACTTCGTCGCCGCCGACGCCACGGCCTATGCGATCGCTGCCGCCACGTCTCCGGACCTGGTGGTGGTGAACCCGCCGCGTCGCGGTATCGGCCCGGAGCTGGCCGGCTGGCTGGACCAGTCGACCGTGGGTCACGTCATCTACTCCAGCTGCAACGCCACCACGCTGGCCCGGGACCTCGCCGCGATGCCCGCTTTCCAGGTGAGCCGGGCCCGGATGTTCGACATGTTCCCGCAGACCGACCATTACGAGGTGATGGTGCTTCTCGAACGGTCAGATCGACCGGACTGAACGGCAGGGTCTCGAACCGGCCTCCGCCGGGCAGCAGCCATCTCCAGCGCGGTTCGAATCCAGCGTCCGCCTCCGACGAGGAGAGCGGGAGCTGATGCGCGCTCGGGCTGACCCGTCCCTCGGGCTCGCGCGGCGCGTGACGGGGGCTGGTGACGAGACAGCACAGCGGCCTGTGACAAAGGCAGGACATCCTGCCGCCCGTGTGTCAGCATCAGCCATGTCCCAGACCAGCAAGGTCAGCGCGCGTCCATTGTTCTCAGTGCTTGCGATCGCGGGGCTGTCGCTCAGCGGCCTGGTGGCCGCCAGCCAGGCCGACGGGGCGTCGGCTGTGCCGCTGAACAGGTGCGCCGAACCCGACAACGGCTTTCCCGTGATCGACGGGGTGAGCTTCGAACCGCCCGCGGTCGACGTGACGGAGGCGTCGAGCGAGGTGACGATGACCGTGCGCGTCCACGACACGGGCGGGCCGGGAGACCCCAGCGGGGTCCGGCACATCCTGACCGAGGTGAGAGCGGAGGACGGCCCACGCCTGTACCTCGACCTCGACCGCAAGACCGCGCAGTCGTTCTCCGCCACGTTCACGGTGCCGCGCCATGCTCGTGCCGGCGCGTGGAAGGTGGACGGGCTCGTCCGGCTCGAGGACGCCGCGGGCAACGACGCCGTCGACGACCGCGATCCCGATGCCGTCACCCAGGCGGCGCTGGACGCAGGCGTGCTCACCGTGACCTCCACGCCGGACACGACCGCGCCGGTGGTCAGCTCCTTCGACCTGCCGACGCGGCACGTCGACACTCGGACGCACTCGCGCCAGGTGCCCGTGGTGGTGCACGCCACCGACGACGACGCCGGGGTCCAGCAGGTCCTGGTCCAAGCGGCGCGGCATCGCCACATCCAGAGCGCCGCGCTCCACCGCAAGGAGGACGGGTCCTTCCGTGGGTCCCTGACGATCCCGCGCTGGCAGGGCACCGGCGACTGGAAGGTCCAGCGGATCGACCTGCTCGACAAGGTCGGCAACCAGGCTCTCTATTCTCGCGGACGGCTCGACTCGGTCGGGGATCCGGAGTTCGCGGTGAGGAGCGGCGACGACACCGCCGAGCCGCGGCTCGAGAAGGTCCGGACCAGGCCCACTCCGGTCGACATCCGGAGGCACGGCAGGACCGTCCACTTCGCCGCGCACATCCGCGACCGCGGGGCCGGGGTCGACACCGGCGA includes:
- a CDS encoding dynamin family protein; this encodes MSGSDPATQMLTTLVRLHEALQGTRLPLELPEVEQVRTLRSEIVSQLEDYVLPRLVQIDAPLLTVVGGSTGAGKSTLVNSIVGEVVTEAGVLRPTTRSPVLVHHPTDADWFDQSRILPDFQRTSRASADPGALQLVASDRVPEGLAILDAPDIDSVEQQNRELAAQLLAAADMWLFVTSAARYADQVPWEFLHKAAERSAAVAIVLDRTAPAAVPEVASHLSRMLSARGLRDSPLFQVPETELDESGLLPIASVERIQEWLEALAADTDARSGVVRQTLGGAIRTIARRVYTIADASAEQQQAAQQLRNDVVRCYEQAGEDVDRACADGTLLRGEVLSRWSDFVGTGELLKTLESKVSWARDRLVRAVKGQPQAATRVSVAVESGLQTLVLEHAESAAERTDKSWRSSATGRALLETTSADLSRASRGARPMTERLVRDWQADLLDLIRTEGADKRATARFLAYGVNGLAVALMVVVFASTGGVTGAEVGIAGGSAVLGQKVLEAVFGDQAVRRLAERARKDLRRRVEALLAEERGRYTALLDDLGLGDDPSERLRNLARQVDDLRYRQEDGL
- a CDS encoding PrsW family intramembrane metalloprotease, translating into MPARHNTTVFTVLVSTVMLVGALAIGVVLLLSGAPLALVTGTVLAAVPVAPLIACYLWLDRYEPEPRSLLVLGLGWGAFVATTIALVLQAVDTFAFGDGQAITAVVVAPLTEEAAKGLFIVLLLFYRRQELDGILDGIVYAGMVGIGFAFVENILYLTSAYMGDNGATGGLEGAVGLFVIRCLFSPFAHPLFTAFTGVGVGIAVSSRRRMVRFGAPVVGYLLAVCAHGLWNGALMVDHGRGAVSAYLFLMVPAFLLFAGFAVWARAREGRMLTSALADCAKRGFLDPSEIPWLVRLPARRACRRYAQRAGGTPARRTMAAYQREAIELAYLHHRYLRGTAPAGFEALGQQHVEALRALRPRLLWPVANGVSGARPVPSHRSGEAR
- a CDS encoding aminopeptidase P family protein, whose amino-acid sequence is MSEDTQQHTDEHTESHDPAVPEAYAAFMREGWGERELDLQRHPVADFADLRRKRLSEAFPGERLVVPAGTFKVRANDTDYRFRADTAHTWLSGNQTSDAVVVIDDGQAVLYARPRSSRETDEFFRDRQYGELWAGRRPSLREISDSLGIETRHIADLPDVLRSGHRTRVHRGVDPSVDRLVLADDDRDAELTRVLAELRLVKDEWELGELQHACDITTLGFEDSVRDWDNAIRYGERWIEGTFFRRARAMGNDIGYDSIVGGGRHATTLHWIDNTGPITPGDLVLLDMGAEAPSLYTADVTRTLPVSGTFTPLQRDLYALVLTAQQRGMDAIQPGETFRVAHHAAMDVLAHGLADLGLLPCSAEEALDPQSRVHARWTLHGVSHMLGMDVHDCAQAAAETYPEGDLAEGMVLTVEPGLYFQEDDLLVPEELRGIGIRIEDDVVVTAEGCRNLSAALPRDPGAVEEWMGSLRG
- the rlmC gene encoding 23S rRNA (uracil(747)-C(5))-methyltransferase RlmC; the encoded protein is MDCTHYDAGRCRSCSLLEVPRAEQLTRKELACRTLVPAQRWLPTAAGPDAAFRNKAKMVVAGTVDQPTLGILGPNGSGVDLRDCGLHAPGLQSALPSLARFVTRAGLTPYDVPARRGELKLLIATESPDGELMVRFVLRSQEPVARIRKHLPQLLGELPGLRVVTVNLQPEHKAVLEGEREIVLTEAATLPMRVNDVTLQLHPQGFFQTNTLLAAALYQQARDWANEVGPRTVWDLYCGVGGFAAHLVASDRSMLGVEVSVGAVEGARAASGPSSGPAADFVAADATAYAIAAATSPDLVVVNPPRRGIGPELAGWLDQSTVGHVIYSSCNATTLARDLAAMPAFQVSRARMFDMFPQTDHYEVMVLLERSDRPD